One window of Streptomyces sp. NBC_00273 genomic DNA carries:
- a CDS encoding Lrp/AsnC family transcriptional regulator gives MITAIVLIKTSVDRIPEIAESIAALENVSEVYSVTGTYDLIALVRVARHENLADIIPGRISKIPGVEATDTHVAFRTYSQHDLEAAFAIGLDA, from the coding sequence GTGATCACCGCGATCGTGCTCATCAAGACCAGCGTGGACCGGATCCCCGAGATCGCCGAGTCCATCGCCGCCCTCGAGAACGTCAGCGAGGTCTACTCCGTCACGGGGACGTACGACCTGATCGCGCTGGTCCGCGTGGCCCGCCACGAGAACCTGGCCGACATCATCCCCGGCCGCATCAGCAAGATCCCCGGCGTCGAGGCGACGGACACCCACGTGGCCTTCCGCACGTACTCCCAGCACGACCTGGAAGCGGCGTTCGCGATCGGTCTCGACGCGTAA
- a CDS encoding ferredoxin, with protein MSYWDPLPTVRACAEGEPLPGLAEWVPAYNDSWDTRPEAWRERNWRNVPGPFYGAATDTCWVGRGVAPDHILYDDEFGLEFVYRQPRTPEETHRVMAAAWQDPMAGFACDGDERWTPELVREWWRDRGRVREWAVGLDRSWSASARAEEREAAGGARAYVAYIDDGLADHLRGYVFWLAEHRQPRADELLPPL; from the coding sequence ATGAGCTACTGGGATCCGCTACCGACCGTCCGGGCCTGCGCGGAGGGCGAGCCGCTGCCGGGCCTCGCCGAGTGGGTGCCCGCGTACAACGACTCGTGGGACACCCGGCCCGAGGCGTGGCGGGAGCGCAACTGGCGCAACGTACCTGGGCCGTTCTACGGGGCGGCGACCGACACCTGCTGGGTGGGCCGGGGGGTCGCACCGGACCACATCCTGTACGACGACGAGTTCGGCCTGGAGTTCGTCTACCGCCAGCCGCGCACGCCCGAGGAGACGCACCGGGTCATGGCCGCGGCCTGGCAGGACCCGATGGCCGGTTTCGCGTGCGACGGGGACGAGCGGTGGACGCCGGAGCTGGTACGGGAGTGGTGGCGGGACCGGGGCCGGGTCCGCGAGTGGGCCGTGGGCCTGGACCGGAGCTGGTCGGCCTCGGCCCGGGCGGAGGAGCGCGAGGCGGCCGGTGGTGCCAGGGCGTACGTGGCGTACATCGACGACGGCCTCGCGGACCATCTCCGCGGCTACGTGTTCTGGCTGGCGGAACACCGCCAACCGCGTGCGGACGAACTGCTGCCGCCGCTTTGA